One window of the Halobacillus litoralis genome contains the following:
- a CDS encoding LTA synthase family protein, which yields MFTKNKYFNKKTGLKLLVYAVVIGMFWLKMSYIQSNIFSLNVENANEASILAFNPLSSIFLIFGLGILLGGRRGMFVSYILGSLLLYVNILFYREYSDFITIPMLNQVANLADLGGSIGTILNYSDILLFVDVLIAAFLLFYLKPSRFQAFKPKRREGIILAVVAIPLFIVNLQWAETERTDLLERTFDRNMLVKYIGVINYHVYDAVLQGKTEMKKTLADSNELVPAINYLNENKKKDSNHLEGVAEGKNVIAISLESTQTFVVDNTLHGEELTPYFNDLKEEGAYFDNFYHQVKQGRTSDSEFLLANSLYPLNRGAVFFTHSGNEYEALPSLLSENGYFTNVMHANDKTFWNRNVMYDSLGYDDFISKEDYEVTQEKSHGWGYLDEYFFEDSLNKMKDMDKPFFSKMITLTNHYPFTLPEEKKYIEEGETSSGTLNRYFQTIRYQDEALKQFVENFKDSKLYDNTILVIYGDHFGISENHKEAMGEYLGKDINDFEQFQLQRVPLLIYGKGIEPQENHTVGGQIDLRPTLTNLLGIEDENPIQFGNDLMDKDRRELMITRDGDFANEEYVGIQGACYDRETGNPAEDGACEEGFDAAQEELEISDSIIYGDLLRYLDETEMVNSEEQQASSEEKGSVQP from the coding sequence ATGTTTACAAAGAATAAATATTTTAATAAAAAAACTGGATTAAAACTATTAGTCTATGCCGTTGTCATAGGTATGTTCTGGCTGAAAATGTCTTATATACAAAGTAACATCTTTTCTTTGAATGTAGAAAATGCTAATGAAGCTAGCATTCTGGCATTCAACCCATTGAGCAGTATCTTCCTGATCTTTGGTCTCGGGATTTTGCTCGGTGGGCGCAGAGGAATGTTCGTATCTTATATACTGGGCTCTCTTCTTCTGTATGTAAACATTCTTTTTTACCGCGAGTATAGCGATTTCATTACAATACCTATGTTGAATCAAGTTGCGAACTTAGCAGACTTGGGTGGAAGTATCGGCACAATTCTTAATTATTCCGATATTCTTCTATTCGTCGATGTCCTTATTGCTGCTTTCCTACTGTTTTATTTGAAACCTTCGCGCTTTCAAGCATTCAAACCTAAGCGAAGAGAAGGTATCATTTTAGCGGTTGTGGCGATTCCTCTATTCATCGTCAACTTACAGTGGGCGGAAACAGAACGGACGGATTTATTGGAGCGTACTTTTGACCGTAACATGCTTGTTAAATACATTGGTGTAATCAACTATCATGTATATGATGCAGTACTTCAAGGTAAGACCGAAATGAAAAAGACTCTTGCTGATAGTAACGAACTTGTTCCTGCCATTAACTATTTGAATGAAAATAAAAAGAAAGACAGTAACCATCTAGAAGGGGTGGCAGAAGGGAAGAACGTAATTGCCATTTCTTTGGAGAGTACTCAGACCTTCGTGGTAGATAATACCCTTCATGGCGAAGAATTGACTCCTTATTTCAATGATTTGAAAGAAGAAGGCGCCTATTTCGATAATTTCTATCATCAGGTCAAACAAGGACGTACCTCTGACTCTGAATTTCTACTGGCGAATTCCTTGTATCCATTGAACAGAGGTGCCGTTTTCTTTACACACTCTGGTAATGAATACGAAGCACTGCCAAGTTTGTTAAGTGAAAATGGGTACTTCACAAATGTGATGCATGCCAATGACAAAACATTTTGGAACAGGAATGTTATGTATGATTCCCTTGGATATGATGATTTCATCTCGAAGGAAGATTACGAAGTGACTCAGGAAAAATCTCATGGCTGGGGTTATTTGGATGAGTACTTCTTTGAAGATTCCCTGAATAAGATGAAAGATATGGATAAACCATTTTTCTCAAAAATGATTACATTGACGAATCATTATCCATTTACACTTCCTGAAGAAAAGAAATATATTGAAGAGGGCGAAACAAGCAGTGGTACATTAAACCGCTATTTCCAAACGATTCGCTATCAGGATGAAGCTTTAAAACAATTCGTAGAAAACTTCAAGGACTCTAAACTCTATGATAATACTATTCTTGTGATTTATGGGGACCACTTTGGTATTTCAGAGAATCACAAAGAAGCTATGGGTGAATATTTAGGAAAAGACATCAATGACTTTGAGCAATTCCAATTACAGCGTGTACCATTACTGATTTATGGTAAAGGAATAGAACCACAAGAGAATCACACAGTGGGTGGTCAAATCGACCTCCGCCCGACATTGACGAACTTGTTGGGAATAGAAGATGAAAATCCTATCCAATTCGGTAATGACTTGATGGACAAAGACCGAAGAGAGTTAATGATCACCCGCGATGGTGACTTTGCAAATGAGGAATATGTCGGGATTCAGGGTGCATGTTACGATAGAGAAACAGGGAATCCTGCTGAAGATGGGGCTTGTGAGGAAGGTTTCGACGCCGCACAAGAGGAGTTGGAAATCTCAGACTCCATCATCTATGGTGACTTACTACGTTATTTAGATGAAACAGAAATGGTGAATTCAGAAGAACAACAAGCGTCTTCCGAAGAAAAAGGCAGCGTTCAGCCTTAA
- a CDS encoding sulfite exporter TauE/SafE family protein: MELGLIITIFLIGFIGSYISGMLGIGGSIIKYPLLLYIPSMVGFTAFTAHEVSGISAVQVFFATIGGVWAYRKGGYLNKSLILYMGISILIGSFVGGFGSRLMSEGGINIVYGILALIATVMMFIPKKGIDDQALDKVEFNRWLAASLALIVGVGAGIVGAAGAFLLVPIMLVVLKIPTRMTIASSLAITLISSIGATVGKVTTGQVEYFPAAIMVVASLIAAPLGAIAGKKVNTKVLQMILALLILGTTIKVWSDIF, translated from the coding sequence ATGGAACTTGGATTAATTATCACCATTTTTCTTATTGGTTTTATCGGTTCTTACATTTCAGGAATGCTCGGAATCGGGGGTTCGATCATTAAGTACCCTTTGCTTCTCTATATCCCATCAATGGTAGGTTTCACAGCTTTCACGGCCCATGAGGTATCAGGAATAAGTGCCGTGCAGGTTTTCTTCGCTACCATCGGAGGGGTGTGGGCATATCGCAAAGGTGGGTATTTAAATAAATCCCTTATCCTCTACATGGGAATTAGTATTTTAATCGGCAGCTTTGTTGGGGGCTTTGGTTCTAGACTCATGAGTGAAGGTGGCATTAATATTGTTTATGGTATTCTGGCCTTGATTGCTACGGTTATGATGTTCATCCCGAAAAAAGGAATTGACGATCAAGCATTGGATAAGGTGGAATTCAACCGCTGGTTAGCGGCTTCCTTAGCATTAATCGTTGGGGTTGGGGCCGGCATCGTAGGCGCTGCCGGCGCGTTCCTGCTCGTCCCTATCATGCTTGTTGTTTTAAAAATCCCGACAAGAATGACAATCGCATCTTCATTAGCAATCACGTTGATTTCTTCGATTGGTGCAACAGTAGGAAAGGTAACAACAGGGCAAGTGGAATACTTCCCAGCAGCCATTATGGTTGTTGCCAGCCTGATTGCTGCACCTCTTGGAGCGATCGCTGGTAAAAAGGTGAATACGAAAGTGCTTCAAATGATTTTGGCTCTTCTCATTTTAGGAACCACCATCAAAGTGTGGTCAGATATATTTTAA
- a CDS encoding sulfurtransferase TusA family protein — translation MNVTKVLDAKGLACPMPIVKTKKAMKEIETGEVLEIQATDQGAKSDLTAWAKSGGHELLQHEEDNGIFKFWIQKGE, via the coding sequence ATGAACGTAACTAAAGTATTAGATGCAAAAGGATTAGCTTGCCCAATGCCTATTGTAAAAACTAAGAAAGCAATGAAAGAGATCGAAACCGGCGAGGTTCTTGAGATTCAAGCGACAGACCAAGGAGCTAAGAGTGACTTGACGGCATGGGCGAAATCAGGAGGCCACGAACTTTTGCAACACGAAGAAGATAACGGCATATTCAAGTTCTGGATTCAAAAAGGCGAATAA
- a CDS encoding MBL fold metallo-hydrolase — MTVKNMTVKEITDKVLNKEELFVLDVRTEDAYQDWKIESESFSYLNVPYFDLLDGVEEILGQLPKDKDVVVVCAKGGSSQMVAEMLIEEGLTVYSLEGGMKAWSEHLEPIKINDLNDGGALYQFVRIGKGCLSYMVVSNGEAAIIDSTRMTDIYIDFAKDLGVEITNVFDTHLHADHISGGIKIAEQTGAAYWLPPEDAGEVIFDYQPLRDGDQVTVGNTNIDIQALYSPGHTKGSTSFVVDNQYLMTGDILFIDSIGRPDLAGKAGDWVMDLRETLYTRYKELSDDLIVLPAHFMIMEELNEDGTVAAKLASVYAKNHGLNIDDQDEFRKMVTENLPPQPNAYKEIRETNMGKLTPDSEEQREMEVGPNRCAVR; from the coding sequence ATGACTGTGAAAAACATGACGGTTAAAGAAATAACGGATAAAGTGTTGAACAAGGAAGAGTTGTTTGTTTTAGATGTGCGAACAGAAGATGCTTATCAAGACTGGAAGATTGAAAGCGAGAGCTTTTCTTACTTGAACGTTCCTTACTTCGATCTTCTTGACGGTGTAGAAGAAATCTTGGGCCAACTGCCAAAAGACAAAGATGTTGTCGTCGTTTGTGCTAAAGGTGGATCATCTCAAATGGTTGCTGAAATGTTGATTGAAGAAGGACTGACAGTGTACTCACTAGAAGGCGGGATGAAAGCCTGGAGTGAACATCTTGAGCCAATCAAAATCAACGACTTGAATGATGGCGGAGCACTCTATCAATTCGTCCGTATCGGTAAGGGCTGTCTATCCTATATGGTTGTATCCAACGGGGAAGCTGCTATCATCGATTCCACCCGTATGACAGACATCTATATAGATTTCGCCAAAGACTTGGGTGTAGAGATTACAAATGTCTTTGACACACACTTGCACGCCGACCATATTTCAGGCGGGATCAAAATTGCCGAGCAGACAGGTGCGGCTTACTGGCTGCCTCCTGAAGATGCAGGTGAAGTCATTTTTGACTATCAACCATTGCGTGATGGCGACCAAGTAACTGTAGGCAATACCAACATTGATATTCAAGCATTGTATTCCCCAGGACACACAAAAGGCTCCACTTCATTCGTCGTGGATAATCAATACTTGATGACAGGGGATATCCTGTTCATCGATTCTATCGGCCGCCCCGACCTGGCTGGAAAAGCGGGCGACTGGGTGATGGATTTGAGAGAAACTCTTTATACACGCTATAAAGAACTCTCAGATGATTTGATCGTCCTACCAGCTCACTTCATGATCATGGAGGAGTTGAATGAAGATGGTACGGTTGCTGCGAAGTTAGCTTCTGTGTATGCAAAAAACCATGGCTTGAACATTGATGATCAGGATGAATTCAGAAAAATGGTGACAGAAAACTTGCCACCACAACCGAATGCATACAAAGAAATCCGCGAAACGAACATGGGTAAACTCACACCAGATAGCGAGGAACAACGTGAAATGGAAGTCGGGCCGAACCGTTGCGCAGTTAGATGA
- a CDS encoding sulfurtransferase TusA family protein, with translation MMELKTDFTLDAKGLACPMPIVKTKKTIKDLEAGQVLEIQATDKGSKADLQAWAKSSGHQYLGTIEENDVLKHYVRKANDDEDEQDKKHPNVVSNEDLESLRVGEDSLLLDVREAAEYAFEHIPEAHSIPLGELDGRIEELDRSKNVYVVCRTGSRSDLAAQKLSDKGFENVYNVVPGMSGWSGETTSLNQ, from the coding sequence ATAATGGAACTGAAAACAGATTTTACGTTAGATGCAAAAGGGTTAGCTTGTCCCATGCCAATCGTGAAAACGAAGAAAACGATCAAAGACCTTGAAGCAGGTCAAGTACTGGAAATCCAGGCGACAGATAAGGGATCGAAAGCAGACCTGCAGGCATGGGCAAAAAGCTCTGGGCACCAGTACTTGGGCACGATAGAGGAAAACGATGTTCTTAAACACTATGTGCGTAAAGCAAATGATGACGAAGATGAACAAGATAAGAAGCATCCGAACGTGGTCAGCAATGAAGATTTAGAGTCATTACGCGTAGGGGAGGACTCGCTTTTGTTAGATGTGCGTGAAGCTGCCGAATATGCGTTTGAACACATTCCTGAAGCCCACTCCATCCCTCTTGGTGAGTTGGATGGACGAATAGAGGAACTCGATCGATCAAAGAACGTCTACGTTGTATGCCGTACAGGCAGCCGTAGTGACCTTGCTGCCCAGAAGCTCTCAGATAAAGGGTTTGAAAATGTTTATAATGTAGTTCCAGGCATGAGTGGATGGTCTGGAGAAACAACCTCTCTTAATCAATAA
- a CDS encoding rhodanese-like domain-containing protein — protein sequence MKTLTAKDVEKQLSQGITLNMIDVREDDEVTEGKIPGAKHIPLGSVEERSGELDQATPYIMICRSGGRSGRATQILEEKGFDVTNMEGGMMSWEGATE from the coding sequence ATGAAAACATTGACAGCTAAAGACGTAGAAAAACAACTATCACAAGGAATAACTTTGAACATGATCGATGTACGGGAAGATGATGAAGTAACTGAAGGAAAAATTCCAGGAGCCAAACATATTCCATTAGGGTCTGTTGAAGAACGTTCTGGTGAACTAGATCAAGCCACCCCTTATATCATGATATGCCGATCCGGTGGCCGCAGCGGGCGTGCCACACAAATCCTTGAAGAAAAAGGATTCGATGTGACAAATATGGAAGGCGGCATGATGAGTTGGGAAGGTGCAACCGAATAA
- a CDS encoding DsrE/DsrF/DrsH-like family protein: MSETKKTNIILFSGDYDKAMAAYIIANGAAAYDHEVTIFHTFWGLNALRKDENITVKKNFVEKMFGKMMPRGANKMGISKMNFAGFGPKMIKDVMKKHNAVPLPDLIEMAQEQEINLVACTMTMDLLGLQKEELLDEIEYAGVAAYLADAENGNVNLFI, encoded by the coding sequence ATGTCAGAAACAAAAAAGACAAATATCATTTTATTCAGCGGTGATTATGACAAAGCAATGGCCGCTTACATCATCGCTAACGGAGCCGCCGCCTACGACCATGAGGTAACTATTTTTCACACCTTTTGGGGACTGAATGCTCTACGCAAGGATGAAAACATTACGGTGAAGAAAAATTTTGTAGAAAAAATGTTCGGGAAAATGATGCCACGAGGTGCAAATAAAATGGGCATCTCAAAAATGAATTTCGCTGGCTTCGGTCCTAAAATGATTAAGGATGTCATGAAAAAACACAATGCAGTGCCTCTTCCAGACCTCATTGAAATGGCGCAGGAACAAGAAATAAACCTTGTAGCGTGTACAATGACGATGGACCTTTTAGGTTTACAAAAAGAAGAACTGCTTGATGAAATCGAATATGCAGGTGTGGCCGCTTATTTAGCAGATGCTGAAAACGGCAATGTGAATCTGTTTATTTAA
- a CDS encoding metal-sensitive transcriptional regulator, which translates to MEYNDATKNRVKRLEGQLRGVLKMMEENKDCKDVITQLSASRTAIDRTIGHVVSSNLVECIHESADQENKENSINEAVQLLVKSR; encoded by the coding sequence ATGGAATATAATGACGCCACGAAAAACAGAGTAAAGCGCCTGGAAGGTCAGTTGCGGGGCGTATTAAAAATGATGGAAGAAAATAAAGACTGCAAAGATGTCATCACACAGCTTTCTGCTTCCAGAACAGCAATTGATCGCACAATCGGGCATGTAGTGAGCTCAAACCTTGTGGAGTGTATCCACGAATCCGCCGATCAAGAAAATAAGGAGAATTCAATCAACGAAGCTGTTCAATTACTAGTCAAAAGCAGATAA
- a CDS encoding DUF421 domain-containing protein has protein sequence MDVWMDTLKVIGRIVTILPLLLGVGIFMGKRSIGELPVFDFLVVLVLGSVVGADIADPKINHIHTVTAIIMIALLQKFIIRIKLKNPHIGKMLTFEPTVVVYEGEMIDKNLKRIHYSIDNITQMLRENEVFHISDVELAIVEPNGQLSVKLKVENEGVTRGDMGILIGGGGYDIPIILDGILQKDLLKRLNRNEEWVSAELGDHQVSDVFYGAVTNEGELYFSLKGKDADSLPPIEH, from the coding sequence GTGGATGTATGGATGGATACATTAAAAGTCATTGGGAGGATTGTAACAATCTTGCCATTACTGTTAGGCGTGGGAATTTTTATGGGGAAACGTTCAATAGGAGAATTACCGGTCTTCGATTTCCTTGTAGTCCTTGTTCTGGGCTCTGTAGTGGGTGCGGACATTGCCGACCCTAAAATCAACCATATTCATACCGTTACCGCTATTATTATGATTGCGCTATTGCAGAAGTTCATCATCAGGATCAAATTGAAAAATCCTCATATCGGTAAGATGCTGACTTTTGAGCCCACTGTTGTGGTTTATGAAGGTGAGATGATTGATAAGAATTTAAAACGCATCCACTATTCTATTGATAACATTACCCAAATGTTAAGAGAGAATGAGGTCTTCCATATATCAGATGTTGAACTTGCCATTGTTGAACCCAATGGCCAATTATCCGTTAAGTTAAAAGTGGAGAACGAGGGAGTCACCCGTGGGGACATGGGTATTTTAATTGGGGGCGGGGGTTATGATATTCCGATCATTTTAGATGGAATACTTCAAAAGGACCTGCTTAAGCGTTTGAACCGTAATGAAGAATGGGTGAGCGCTGAGCTTGGCGACCATCAAGTTTCAGATGTTTTTTATGGGGCTGTCACTAATGAAGGTGAATTGTATTTTTCATTAAAAGGAAAAGATGCAGATTCACTGCCGCCTATCGAGCATTAA
- a CDS encoding DUF302 domain-containing protein: protein MFHYTVETNKSLEEAVESLENRLKDKQFGVLWTFDIKDKLNEKGLEFEKEFKVLEVCNPKEAQRVLNENVLAGYFLPCKMVVYEDEGKTKIGMPKPTALTQMVKDDNIQAMADDIEQRLIQCMDQSV, encoded by the coding sequence ATGTTCCATTACACAGTTGAAACAAACAAAAGTCTTGAGGAGGCTGTAGAAAGTCTCGAGAATCGTTTGAAAGATAAACAATTTGGTGTTTTATGGACATTCGACATCAAAGATAAACTGAATGAAAAAGGTTTGGAGTTTGAAAAAGAATTCAAAGTACTTGAAGTATGTAATCCGAAAGAAGCCCAGCGAGTATTGAACGAAAATGTACTGGCCGGGTACTTCCTTCCTTGTAAGATGGTTGTATACGAAGATGAGGGGAAAACAAAAATCGGGATGCCTAAACCTACAGCTTTGACGCAAATGGTGAAAGATGACAATATCCAGGCTATGGCGGATGATATTGAGCAACGACTGATTCAATGCATGGATCAAAGTGTATGA
- a CDS encoding Cof-type HAD-IIB family hydrolase: MTENIKLIALDLDGTLVNPEGIVSEANKAAVKKAKDLGIHVVLSTGRSLSRCQDIAESLGKSSYIVTINGGEIYDHEFNLVEQNKLEQQHIERLWELKQEHGLYFWTSTVQGIYNSQEPFDQELAEYDWLKFGFDIEDDEIRQVILDELNANEALEITNSSPTNIEVNPVGVNKAAALLKVCGWLELNMDEVMAVGDSMNDMAMIKEAGLGVAMGNAQDALKKEAAFVTASNAEDGVAFAIEKVIG, encoded by the coding sequence ATGACAGAAAATATTAAATTAATTGCTTTGGATCTTGATGGCACTTTAGTTAATCCAGAAGGAATTGTTTCCGAAGCCAATAAAGCAGCAGTAAAAAAAGCGAAAGATCTGGGAATTCATGTAGTGTTGAGTACAGGACGTTCTTTATCCCGTTGTCAGGATATCGCAGAGTCACTAGGCAAATCTTCTTATATTGTGACCATCAACGGTGGGGAAATCTATGATCATGAATTTAACCTTGTAGAACAAAACAAATTAGAGCAACAACATATAGAGCGTCTTTGGGAATTAAAACAGGAACATGGCCTTTATTTCTGGACATCAACCGTGCAAGGCATCTATAACAGCCAGGAGCCTTTCGATCAAGAGTTAGCAGAATATGACTGGTTGAAATTCGGTTTTGACATCGAAGACGATGAAATTCGTCAGGTTATCCTTGATGAATTGAATGCAAATGAAGCGCTTGAAATCACTAATTCCAGCCCGACAAATATTGAAGTGAATCCTGTCGGGGTGAATAAGGCAGCCGCTCTTTTGAAAGTATGTGGTTGGTTAGAATTAAATATGGATGAAGTGATGGCTGTCGGTGATAGTATGAACGATATGGCGATGATCAAGGAAGCAGGTTTAGGTGTCGCCATGGGCAATGCCCAGGATGCTTTAAAAAAGGAAGCTGCTTTTGTGACAGCTTCGAACGCTGAAGACGGTGTCGCATTTGCCATTGAAAAAGTAATTGGATGA
- a CDS encoding acyl-CoA dehydrogenase family protein, whose amino-acid sequence MKAAYITNEHEMLRKSLKKFLDKEAYPFYEDWEKQGEIPRAFWKKLGDQGFLCPWLEESYGGFEADFGYSVIINEELEKVGTGLIGIGLHNDIVVPYLHAYGTERQKEKWLPKCVSGEIVTAIAMTEPGAGSDLAGIRTTAHKKDGRYILNGEKTFITNGIHADLIVVVCKTNQNASPPHKGISLIIVEGGSPGFSRGRKLDKIGLHSQDTSELIFEDAEVPAENLLGDEGDGFYYLMNQLQQERLIVGIGAITACERMLELTIAYVKQRTAFGKTIASFQNTQFKLAELYTEVEIGRTFLDRTIEAHMKGEDVVKEVSMSKWWTTDLVKKVAMECLHLHGGYGYIEEYEIARRFRDAPVTAIYAGSNEIMKTIIAKKMDLV is encoded by the coding sequence ATGAAAGCTGCCTACATAACAAATGAACATGAAATGCTGAGGAAATCATTAAAGAAATTTTTAGATAAGGAAGCTTATCCCTTTTATGAAGATTGGGAAAAACAAGGTGAGATTCCACGTGCTTTTTGGAAAAAGCTTGGTGATCAGGGTTTTTTGTGTCCCTGGTTAGAGGAATCCTACGGAGGGTTTGAAGCGGACTTCGGTTATTCCGTTATCATCAATGAAGAACTTGAGAAGGTAGGGACAGGGCTGATTGGAATCGGATTGCACAACGACATTGTTGTCCCTTACCTGCATGCGTATGGAACAGAAAGGCAGAAGGAGAAATGGCTTCCTAAATGCGTCTCAGGGGAGATTGTCACGGCAATCGCTATGACTGAACCTGGGGCAGGGTCAGATTTGGCGGGGATAAGGACAACCGCTCATAAAAAAGATGGTCGATATATATTGAATGGGGAGAAGACCTTCATTACTAATGGCATTCATGCAGATTTGATCGTGGTCGTTTGCAAAACGAACCAGAATGCTTCACCTCCTCACAAAGGAATCAGTTTAATCATCGTAGAGGGAGGGAGCCCTGGTTTTTCGCGAGGGAGGAAACTAGATAAAATAGGCCTCCACAGCCAGGATACATCTGAATTAATCTTTGAAGACGCGGAAGTTCCTGCTGAGAATTTGTTAGGTGATGAAGGGGATGGATTCTACTATTTGATGAATCAATTACAACAGGAACGTTTGATTGTCGGTATTGGAGCCATTACAGCTTGTGAACGTATGCTTGAGCTTACCATCGCTTATGTCAAACAAAGGACAGCTTTTGGAAAAACGATTGCTTCTTTTCAAAATACACAATTCAAATTAGCAGAACTTTATACAGAAGTGGAAATTGGAAGGACATTTTTGGATCGAACCATTGAAGCCCATATGAAGGGGGAAGATGTGGTGAAAGAAGTGTCGATGTCCAAATGGTGGACGACTGATTTAGTTAAGAAAGTAGCCATGGAATGTTTGCACCTTCATGGAGGCTATGGATATATAGAAGAATATGAAATCGCCAGGCGTTTCCGGGATGCCCCGGTGACGGCGATATATGCTGGTTCCAACGAGATCATGAAAACGATCATAGCCAAAAAGATGGACTTAGTGTAG
- a CDS encoding thiolase family protein, whose protein sequence is MNEVVIVEAVRTPVGKRNGALSHIRPDVLFADVLKELVARTSLDPSEVEDVIAGCVSQVGEQAGDIARLAALTAGFPIEVPGVTLDRQCGSSQQAIHFGSQAIACGDMDVVIAGGVESMSRVPMFSNMKGTSFNEKLTDRFEMINQGHSAERIADKWGLTREALDSYSSESHDRALKAAKEGRFEKEMMAVDVGGEIGALRKDEGPRLGTSSETLASLNPVFQEDGKVTAGNASQISDGAAAVLLMSRQKAEALGLKPRFRIVARAVIGSDPTLMLTGPVPATYKVLQKAGMSIEDVDLFEVNEAFASVPLFWMKETGVTHSKLNVNGGAIALGHPLGATGAKLMTTLVHELERTGGRFGLQAICEGHGMANATIIERLEG, encoded by the coding sequence ATGAATGAAGTGGTCATAGTAGAAGCTGTTCGTACGCCGGTCGGTAAGAGGAATGGAGCATTGAGTCATATCCGACCTGATGTTTTATTTGCGGATGTTCTTAAAGAGTTAGTAGCACGTACCTCTCTTGACCCAAGTGAAGTGGAGGATGTAATTGCTGGATGTGTGAGCCAGGTCGGTGAACAAGCAGGTGATATCGCCCGCCTTGCTGCATTGACAGCAGGATTCCCGATAGAAGTTCCTGGTGTCACCCTCGACCGCCAATGTGGATCAAGTCAGCAAGCGATTCATTTTGGATCACAAGCGATTGCTTGTGGGGATATGGATGTTGTTATCGCAGGCGGTGTGGAAAGTATGTCCCGGGTGCCTATGTTCTCCAATATGAAAGGGACATCTTTTAACGAGAAGCTGACAGACAGATTTGAAATGATTAATCAAGGTCATTCCGCTGAGAGAATTGCTGATAAGTGGGGACTGACTAGAGAAGCATTGGATAGTTATTCATCTGAGAGCCATGATCGTGCTTTAAAAGCAGCAAAAGAGGGACGCTTTGAAAAGGAAATGATGGCGGTCGATGTTGGTGGGGAAATAGGTGCTTTGCGTAAAGATGAAGGACCGAGGCTGGGGACATCATCTGAAACGCTTGCTTCACTCAATCCTGTCTTTCAAGAGGATGGAAAAGTAACGGCAGGGAACGCAAGTCAAATCAGTGATGGGGCTGCGGCTGTTCTGTTAATGTCCCGTCAGAAGGCAGAGGCTTTAGGATTGAAGCCAAGGTTCAGAATCGTCGCCCGTGCGGTCATAGGATCTGATCCTACTTTAATGTTGACCGGGCCTGTACCTGCTACATATAAAGTCCTTCAAAAAGCCGGGATGAGTATAGAAGATGTCGATTTGTTTGAGGTGAATGAAGCATTCGCCTCTGTTCCGTTGTTCTGGATGAAGGAAACGGGTGTCACCCATTCCAAATTAAATGTTAATGGAGGAGCCATTGCTTTAGGACACCCTCTTGGAGCGACAGGCGCCAAACTGATGACCACCTTAGTCCACGAATTGGAAAGGACCGGGGGACGCTTCGGATTACAAGCCATTTGTGAAGGACATGGGATGGCAAATGCTACAATCATTGAACGACTGGAGGGTTAA